cattaaattactaaaaagttCATACTTCTCCCCAGCTTTGTTACAATATGTCATACTATTTTCACAGACATTATTAATGTTGTTGAGTCCAAGGCATGGAGGAACAACGTCAACTTCTGGCAGGCCATGGAGATGGCTGCAGCCATTGTTAACGGTGAAGAGTCGAGGTCGAGGTTTGAAAACGTCGATTTTTTGGGCGGGTGTGGTAGAAGAGAATGTAAcgtttctcttcttcatcttggtCTTACAACATGGTTCATGTTTCTTGCTCAGATGGGTGTTCCAGTAATTCTTGATATCATTAGCGGTCCGGCCGGGTAGTCTACCAGCAATTAAAGACCACCTAAGCATGCATTTGAACGATttggatatacatatatatatatcttatggaTCATTAGACAAGATACAAAGTTGAATTTTTGTCTTAAGAATACAAACCTGTTTCCTAAAAGCTTATGAAGACGGAGAAGAAGATCAACTTCATCAGAGCTAAGTTTTCCTCTCTTGATAGTTGGCTTCAAATAGTTCAGCCATCTTAGTCTACAACTCTTCCTACACCTATTAAGCCCTACAAAACCATTAATTTTATCACGAAGAATCACACTAacagaaattatatattatttccacACAAAGAGACGTGCTCGTACAGAAAAGTCATTGAATTCATGTACTAAAGGACAATCCAAAAAAATTGTTGGTATCTTTTCGCTTTGTCAGTGAAAGTAAAAGTCTTATTTATAGATCTTCGTTTAAGTGCGACATAATTAATATGAACAACATGAATGTTTTTTCATGAACAACCGCATAAAAGAAAAACTTTGCTTTGTGCAGCTAACCGGGCCTCGtagtctggtggtaaaggaacctcggctgaggtgcccgCCACCCGAGTTCGAGCTCCGGCCACGAGGGGTTTTACATGGGCTGCCTCTCGCCTTCCAGACCACTTCGCGTAACCAGGGGCCCTTAAGTGGACGCTTAAAAATCCTGTAATGGCATGGGTTTAGGCCCGGTGGGCTAGTCGATCACGCAAAAGTGGTCGGAtactggattatcaaaaaaaaatgaacaaccGCATAAAGCATGAGTCAAAGATTTGTTCAttatgacaaaaagaaaaactttgcTTTGTGCAGCCATGTGTTAATTAATTCCCCGAGTAGTAGACAAAGAGAAAGAATTTTTTCGTAGtgattaattatatgtatacagatcatatatacatatatgtgtgtgtgcaAAAGGAAAAAAGTAACATACCAGCTCTTAAAGGAACTTGATGCCATTTGCCTTCTCCATACTTATCAATGCATCGCCTCAAGAGACTATCTTCTTCAGCCGTCCATGCACCTTTTGTCAACCCTTTGGACGAATCCTCCATGGACCAAAGATTgatattaaaattatctaacaaaattattgtaaaatttatacgTAACAGGATGAGGGAAAGGTTTATAAGTAGTGGTTTCACAAATCCCTGGAGGACTTTATATATACACGTGAGGGACATAGGCAATGACGTGCATGTTTGATATCCACActtcctcttttt
The window above is part of the Brassica napus cultivar Da-Ae chromosome C3, Da-Ae, whole genome shotgun sequence genome. Proteins encoded here:
- the LOC106412404 gene encoding transcription factor MYB90 isoform X2; its protein translation is MSLTCIYKVLQGFVKPLLINLSLILLRINFTIILLDNFNINLWSMEDSSKGLTKGAWTAEEDSLLRRCIDKYGEGKWHQVPLRAGLNRCRKSCRLRWLNYLKPTIKRGKLSSDEVDLLLRLHKLLGNRLPGRTANDIKNYWNTHLSKKHEPCCKTKMKKRNVTFSSTTPAQKIDVFKPRPRLFTVNNGCSHLHGLPEVDVVPPCLGLNNINNVCENSMTYCNKAGEKYELFSNLMDGENMWWESLLEESKQPDGLVPKGTATKMGATFAFDVEQLWNMLDGETVELD
- the LOC106412404 gene encoding transcription factor MYB90 isoform X1; this translates as MSLTCIYKVLQGFVKPLLINLSLILLRINFTIILLDNFNINLWSMEDSSKGLTKGAWTAEEDSLLRRCIDKYGEGKWHQVPLRAGLNRCRKSCRLRWLNYLKPTIKRGKLSSDEVDLLLRLHKLLGNRWSLIAGRLPGRTANDIKNYWNTHLSKKHEPCCKTKMKKRNVTFSSTTPAQKIDVFKPRPRLFTVNNGCSHLHGLPEVDVVPPCLGLNNINNVCENSMTYCNKAGEKYELFSNLMDGENMWWESLLEESKQPDGLVPKGTATKMGATFAFDVEQLWNMLDGETVELD